A single window of Gavia stellata isolate bGavSte3 chromosome 16, bGavSte3.hap2, whole genome shotgun sequence DNA harbors:
- the MAT2B gene encoding methionine adenosyltransferase 2 subunit beta isoform X1 codes for MVGREKELKIRFVPGRCELVEEDVDIPSRRVLITGATGLLGRAVFKEFNENNWNAVGCGYRRAQPRFEQINLLDSIAVHDIIHDFQPHVIVHCAAERRPDVVESQPDSASQLNVAASGNLAKEAAGVGAFLIYISTDYVFDGTNPPYKETDVPNPLNLYGKTKLEGEKAVLENNEGAAVLRIPVLYGEVERLEESAVTVMFDKVQFSNKSANMDHWQQRFPTNVKDVATVCRQLAEKRMLDPSVKGTFHWSGNEQMTKYEMACAIADAFNLPSSHLRPITDCPVVGALRPRNAQLDCSKLEMLGIGQRTPFRAGIKESLWPFLVDKRWRQTVFH; via the exons atggtCGGCCGGGAGAAGGAGCTTAAGATCCGCTTCGTGCCGGGGCGCTGCGAGTTAGTGGAG GAAGATGTTGATATTCCCAGTAGGCGAGTTTTGATTACTGGCGCTACGGGACTTCTTGGCAGAGCTGTGTTTAAAGAATTCAATGAAAACAATTGGAATGCAGTTGGCTGTGGATACAGGAGAGCTCAGCCCAGATTTGAACAGATTAATCTTCTGGACTCTATTGCAGTTCATGACATTATCCATGATTTTCAG CCTCATGTTATAGTGCATTGTGCTGCTGAGAGAAGGCCAGATGTTGTAGAAAGTCAACCAGATTCGGCTTCTCAGCTCAATGTGGCTGCTTCAGGGAACTTAGCAAAAGAGGCAG cTGGAGTTGGAGCATTTCTGATCTACATTAGTACAGACTATGTATTTGATGGAACGAACCCTCCTTATAAAGAGACTGATGTACCAAATCCCCTGAATTTATATGGTAAAACCAAACTGGAGGGTGAAAAGGCAGTCCTGGAAAATAATGAAG GTGCTGCAGTACTTAGGATTCCTGTCTTGTATGGAGAGGTAGAAAGACTGGAGGAGAGTGCTGTGACTGTTATGTTTGATAAAGTGCAGTTCAGTAATAAATCTGCCAACATGGACCACTGGCAACAAAGATTTCCTACTAACGTCAAGGATGTAGCAACTGTTTGCAGACAACTAGCAGAGAAGAGAATGCTG GACCCATCAGTAAAAGGAACATTTCACTGGTCTGGCAATGAACAGATGACTAAGTATGAAATGGCGTGTGCAATTGCAGATGCTTTCAACCTTCCCAGCAGCCACTTGAGACCA atTACTGATTGTCCAGTTGTGGGTGCTCTTCGTCCGAGGAATGCTCAGCTAGACTGCTCCAAGTTGGAGATGCTGGGGATAGGTCAGAGAACGCCTTTTCGAGCTGGGATCAAAGAATCACTTTGGCCTTTCCTTGTTGACAAGAGATGGAGGCAGACAGTCTTCCATTAG
- the MAT2B gene encoding methionine adenosyltransferase 2 subunit beta isoform X2, translated as MPEMLVEMEQEDVDIPSRRVLITGATGLLGRAVFKEFNENNWNAVGCGYRRAQPRFEQINLLDSIAVHDIIHDFQPHVIVHCAAERRPDVVESQPDSASQLNVAASGNLAKEAAGVGAFLIYISTDYVFDGTNPPYKETDVPNPLNLYGKTKLEGEKAVLENNEGAAVLRIPVLYGEVERLEESAVTVMFDKVQFSNKSANMDHWQQRFPTNVKDVATVCRQLAEKRMLDPSVKGTFHWSGNEQMTKYEMACAIADAFNLPSSHLRPITDCPVVGALRPRNAQLDCSKLEMLGIGQRTPFRAGIKESLWPFLVDKRWRQTVFH; from the exons ATGCCTGAAATGCTGGTGGAAATGGAGCAG GAAGATGTTGATATTCCCAGTAGGCGAGTTTTGATTACTGGCGCTACGGGACTTCTTGGCAGAGCTGTGTTTAAAGAATTCAATGAAAACAATTGGAATGCAGTTGGCTGTGGATACAGGAGAGCTCAGCCCAGATTTGAACAGATTAATCTTCTGGACTCTATTGCAGTTCATGACATTATCCATGATTTTCAG CCTCATGTTATAGTGCATTGTGCTGCTGAGAGAAGGCCAGATGTTGTAGAAAGTCAACCAGATTCGGCTTCTCAGCTCAATGTGGCTGCTTCAGGGAACTTAGCAAAAGAGGCAG cTGGAGTTGGAGCATTTCTGATCTACATTAGTACAGACTATGTATTTGATGGAACGAACCCTCCTTATAAAGAGACTGATGTACCAAATCCCCTGAATTTATATGGTAAAACCAAACTGGAGGGTGAAAAGGCAGTCCTGGAAAATAATGAAG GTGCTGCAGTACTTAGGATTCCTGTCTTGTATGGAGAGGTAGAAAGACTGGAGGAGAGTGCTGTGACTGTTATGTTTGATAAAGTGCAGTTCAGTAATAAATCTGCCAACATGGACCACTGGCAACAAAGATTTCCTACTAACGTCAAGGATGTAGCAACTGTTTGCAGACAACTAGCAGAGAAGAGAATGCTG GACCCATCAGTAAAAGGAACATTTCACTGGTCTGGCAATGAACAGATGACTAAGTATGAAATGGCGTGTGCAATTGCAGATGCTTTCAACCTTCCCAGCAGCCACTTGAGACCA atTACTGATTGTCCAGTTGTGGGTGCTCTTCGTCCGAGGAATGCTCAGCTAGACTGCTCCAAGTTGGAGATGCTGGGGATAGGTCAGAGAACGCCTTTTCGAGCTGGGATCAAAGAATCACTTTGGCCTTTCCTTGTTGACAAGAGATGGAGGCAGACAGTCTTCCATTAG